The Topomyia yanbarensis strain Yona2022 unplaced genomic scaffold, ASM3024719v1 HiC_scaffold_6, whole genome shotgun sequence genome contains a region encoding:
- the LOC131695933 gene encoding histone H2B, gonadal-like — protein sequence EKKKRKQRRKESYAIYIYKVLKQVHPDTGVSSKAMSIMNSFVNDIFERIANEASRLAHYNRRSTITSREVQTAVRLLLPGELAKHAVSEGTKAVTKYTSSK from the coding sequence gagaagaagaagcgaaagcaacggcgcaaggaaagctacgctatctacatctacaaggtgCTGAAGCAGGTCCATCCGGACACCGGTGTCTCGTCGAAGGCGATGAGCATCATGAATAGCTTCGTGAACGACATCTTCGAGCGTATTGCTAACGAAGCATCTCGTCTGGCCCATTACAACCGACGGTCGACGATCACCTCCCGCGAGGTACAGACCGCCGTTCGTTTGCTGTTACCGGGAGAGCTGGCGAAACATGCCGTATCGGAAGGTACCAAGGCCGTTACCAAGTATACCAGCTCGAAGTAA
- the LOC131695935 gene encoding histone H2A-like: MSARGKGGKVKGKPKSRSVRAGLQFPVGRIHRLLRKGNYAERVGAGAPVYLAAVMEYLAAEVLELAGNAARDNKKTRIIPRHLQLAIRNDEELNKLLSGVTIAQGGVLPNIQAALLPKKTEKRASAAT, from the coding sequence ATGTCTGCACGCGGTAAAGGAGGAAAAGTGAAGGGAAAGCCAAAATCCCGCTCAGTTCGTGCCGGTCTCCAGTTCCCTGTTGGCCGAATTCACCGTCTGCTGAGGAAGGGAAATTATGCTGAACGTGTCGGTGCCGGAGCACCCGTCTACTTGGCAGCTGTGATGGAATATCTTGCCGCCGAAGTACTGGAGCTGGCAGGAAACGCTGCTCGCGATAACAAAAAGACCAGAATCATCCCCCGTCAtctgcagctggccattcgaaatgacgaagagctgaacaaactgctctccggtgTGACCATTGCTCAGGGTGGCGTGTTGCCTAACATACAGGCCGCACTGCTGCCGAAGAAGACTGAAAAGAGGGCCTCCGCAGCAACTTAA